From Cucumis melo cultivar AY chromosome 1, USDA_Cmelo_AY_1.0, whole genome shotgun sequence, a single genomic window includes:
- the LOC103492809 gene encoding outer envelope pore protein 16-4, chloroplastic has product MEDELNGVVPCSSLAVESSIRVGTAGALWGLCLGPYNSRKNGLSGVSHAAFVAKSVGKYGFQCGLVAGTFTLTHCGIQRYRRRNDWLNGLIAGAVAGAAIATKTRSWSQVVGMAALVSAFSAAAEYSRSL; this is encoded by the exons ATGGAAGACGAACTCAACGGCGTCGTTCCTTGTTCTTCCCTCGCCGTCGAATCCAGCATTCGCGTCGGAACG GCCGGCGCTCTATGGGGTTTGTGTTTGGGTCCGTACAATTCCCGTAAAAATG GCCTCAGTGGCGTCAGCCATGCTGCTTTCGTG GCAAAGTCTGTTGGAAAATACGGCTTTCAATGTG GACTTGTTGCTGGAACTTTTACTCTGACTCACTGTGGGATTCAAAGATATAGAAGGAGGAATGATTGG TTGAATGGTTTGATCGCTGGTGCAGTCGCAGGAGCAGCCATTGCTACAAAGACTAGGAGTTGGTCACAGGTAGTTGGGATGGCTGCTCTTGTCTCTGCCTTCAGCGCTGCTGCTGAATATTCAAGATCACTTTAG
- the LOC103492806 gene encoding uncharacterized protein LOC103492806 isoform X2, producing the protein MGEVRQKKRKEKEKSTGKKKHSKVFLKKNKSSDKRRLNRRGPQLAPSLRREVGQVKGDIESDDYEFSDCSEGETFPGDVYEYEEAAPEEESRKNRRYDTVDNYDYELPDHFKDEDVSSDDEEIDGRNGKGNLMEDSDDDDLKKDDGSHARMLQNITGMPREAFEGKKKSNIVISEAYQESEYNPSRDVLDGNGLISIEDLLNPLQGKPGYSMLRKQIHQTEKKSMALQAPLPKADQERVERKVAYEQSKKEVSKWEPIVKKNREASTLYLGEDVDLGYSTVGAIASEFKPRTEIEKKIASLVRDGKIMEAHRNDGSKLLELNKVSFEEEKDRQNRLAKMRSLLFRHEMKAKHIKKIKSKTYHRLLKKDRVKEASVQIEMDPDAAKELAMKQEFKRAEERMTLKHKNSSRWAKRILSRGLNAQDEGTRAAIAEQLHQHANLTRKMHTLKDSSSSSDESSDEEYSDDQSADESNSRASKLLEKAKEKTLKALEDGEEAPNSGLLALPFMVRGMKKREEAAAEEAKIAIQEFESLSKQLNNSETENIDTETNSGRRTFGSMKKSAPEPRKKTKSEYYGDTDDEDDTEAREAVEYDGDNNKSSLFADANIDSDILCEDSKTHQNSVFKSFDETVRDPGPKTTHEVAIFASGTWKKAKDLEKRVDSKPSTIVSSKPELQGQVTKETMQDVDDQSDSDQELMVDGVLSSANNESYELPSQSDLIRQAFAGDDVEEEFEKQKEEILNEENPEPEKPVLLPGWGQWTHVQKKKGLPSWMLKEHELANKKRQEALKNRKDANLKHVIISEKVDKKAEKLYTKTLPFPYTEKDVFEHSIRMPIGPDFNPTSAVGALNRPEVVKKSGVIIKPIEFEEVDTHQKVEEHKQKGQKQKRKNGKTNQGKSAKKMKKGGA; encoded by the exons ATGGGGGAGGTGAGgcagaagaaaaggaaagagaaggaGAAGAGCACTGGCAAGAAAAAACACTCTAAAGTCTTCTTGAAGAAAAATAAGAGCAGTGATAAGAGGAGGCTGAACAGAAGGGGACCTCAATTGGCACCCTCCCTACGGAGAGAAGTTGGTCAAGTAAAGGGGGATATTGAGTCTGACGATTATGAGTTTAGTGATTGTAGTGAAGGAGAGACTTTTCCTGGGGATGTTTATGAGTATGAAGAGGCTGCTCCTGAGGAGGAGTCCAGGAAGAACCGCCGTTATGATACAGTTGATAACTACGACTATGAGCTGCCTGATCACTTTAAG GATGAGGATGTATCGTCAGATGATGAGGAAATTGATGGAAGAAATGGTAAAGGAAACTTGATGGAAGATTCAGATGATGACGATCTAAAAAAAGATGATGGTAGTCATGCTAGGATGTTGCAAAACATTACTGGAATGCCTCGCGAAGCATTTGAAG gaaagaagaaaagcaaTATTGTTATATCTGAGGCATATCAAGAGTCTGAATATAATCCCAGTCGTGACGTTTTGGATGGCAATGGTCTTATTAGCATCGAAGACCTCCTTAATCCTCTTCAAGGAAAACCAGGCTATAGCATGCTTAGAAAGCAAATTCATCAAACAGAGAAAAAATCGATGGCACTCCAGGCACCACTTCCTAAAGCAGATCAAGAAAGAGTGGAGAGAAAAGTAGCTTATGAACAATCAAAGAAAGAAGTGAGTAAGTGGGAGCCTATAGTCAAGAAGAATCGGGAAGCATCTACCTTGTACTTAGGTGAAGATGTAGATTTGGGGTATTCTACTGTAGGAGCAATAGCTTCTGAATTTAAACCTAGAACTGAAATTGAGAAGAAAATTGCTTCACTCGTTCGTGATGGGAAGATCATGGAAGCTCACAGAAATGATGGTTCTAAGCTTCTTGAATTAAACAAG GTATCATTTGAGGAAGAAAAGGATCGTCAGAATCGGCTTGCTAAAATGCGCAGTCTTCTTTTTCGTCATGAGATGAAGGcaaaacatattaaaaaaattaaatcaaaaacTTACCATCGCCTGCTGAAGAAAGACAGAGTGAAGGAGGCGTCTGTCCAAATCGAAATGGATCCTGATGCTGCTAAAGAATTGGCAATGAAGCAAGAATTCAAACGGGCAGAG GAGCGCATGACTTTGAAGCACAAAAATAGCTCACGATGGGCAAAGCGCATTTTGAGTCGTGGTTTGAATGCTCAAGATGAAGGTACACGAGCTGCAATAGCTGAACAACTCCACCAGCATGCAAATTTGACTCGAAAAATGCACACATTGAAAGATAGTAGCAGTAGCAGTGATGAAAGTAGTGATGAAGAATACTCGGATGATCAGTCAGCTGATGAAAGCAACAGCAGGGCATCAAAGTTGTTGGAGAAGGCAAAGGAGAAGACTTTAAAAGCGCTAGAGGATGGGGAGGAAGCTCCCAACTCTGGATTGCTTGCTTTGCCTTTCATG GTACGGGGTATGAAGAAAAGGGAAGAGGCAGCTGCTGAAGAGGCCAAAATTGCCATCCAGGAGTTTGAGTCACTCTCGAAGCAGCTTAATAATTCTGAGACTGAAAATATAGATACAGAAACTAATAGTGGTAGAAGAACCTTTGGTTCAATGAAAAAATCTGCTCCAGAACCAAGAAAGAAGACGAAGTCAGAATATTATGGTGATacagatgatgaagatgacacTGAGGCTAGAGAAGCTGTGGAGTATGATGGGGACAATAATAAAAGCAGTTTATTCGCTGATGCAAATATTGATTCCGATATTCTATGTGAAGACTCCAAGACGCATCAGAACTCAGTTTTTAAA AGCTTTGATGAAACTGTTAGAGATCCAGGTCCTAAGACAACACATGAAGTTGCCATTTTTGCATCAGGCACATGGAAAAAG gcaaaagatcttgaaaaaagaGTGGATTCTAAACCCTCTACCATTGTTTCATCTAAGCCAGAATTACAAGGTCAAGTTACTAAG GAAACTATGCAAGACGTGGATGATCAAAGTGACTCGGATCAGGAGCTGATGGTTGATGGGGTTCTGTCCTCAGCTAATAATGAGTCTTATGAACTTCCATCTCAATCAGATTTAATTCGTCAAGCTTTTGCTGGAGATGATGTAGAGGAGGAATTCGAGAAGCAAAAAGAGGAAATTTTGAATGAGGAAAATCCTGAACCAGAAAAGCCTGTTTTACTACCCGGATGGGGTCAATGGACACACGTCCAGAAGAAAAAAGGCTTACCTTCTTGGATGCTGAAAGAACACGAACTTGCAAACAAGAAGAGGCAGGAAGCTCTCAAGAATAGGAAGGATGCAAATCTCAAACATGTTATCATCTCTGAGAAGGTTGATAAAAAG GCTGAGAAACTCTACACAAAGACTCTTCCTTTTCCTTATACAGAAAAGGATGTATTTGAGCACAGTATCCGCATGCCTATCGGCCCAGATTTCAACCCTACATCTGCAGTTGGGGCTCTTAACCGACCCGAG GTCGTGAAGAAGTCGGGTGTCATTATAAAACCGATCGAGTTTGAGGAAGTTGATACTCACCAGAAAGTTGAGGAGCACAAACAGAAGGGAcagaaacaaaagagaaaaaatggtAAAACCAACCAAGGCAAATCGgccaaaaaaatgaaaaaaggtGGTGCCTAA
- the LOC103492808 gene encoding 60S ribosomal protein L22-2 has translation MSRGAAASGGPKGKKKGVTFVIDCAKPVEDKIMDIASLEKFLLERIKVGGKAGALGDSVTVTRDKNKITVNSDSNFSKRYLKYLTKKYLKKHNVRDWLRVIASNKDRNVYELRYFNIAENEGEEED, from the exons ATGAGCCGTGGAGCAGCCGCATCCGGTGGCCCCAAGGGGAAGAAGAAGGGTGTGACCTTCGTTATCGATTGCGCGAAGCCAGTTGAGGACAAGATCATGGACATCGCCTCATTGGAGAAATTTCTTCTCGAGAGGATCAAGGTCGGCGGTAAAGCTGGAGCACTTGGTGACTCTGTTACTGTCACTAGGGACAAGAACAAGATCACCGTCAACTCCGACAGCAATTTCTCCAAGAG GTATCTCAAATATTTGACTAAGAAGTATTTGAAGAAACACAATGTTAGAGATTGGCTTCGGGTTATTGCTTCGAACAAGGACCGCAATGTCTATGAATTGAGATACTTCAACATTGCCGAGAATGAGGGTGAGGAAGAAGACTGA
- the LOC103492806 gene encoding uncharacterized protein LOC103492806 isoform X1, which produces MGEVRQKKRKEKEKSTGKKKHSKVFLKKNKSSDKRRLNRRGPQLAPSLRREVGQVKGDIESDDYEFSDCSEGETFPGDVYEYEEAAPEEESRKNRRYDTVDNYDYELPDHFKDEDVSSDDEEIDGRNGKGNLMEDSDDDDLKKDDGSHARMLQNITGMPREAFEGKKKSNIVISEAYQESEYNPSRDVLDGNGLISIEDLLNPLQGKPGYSMLRKQIHQTEKKSMALQAPLPKADQERVERKVAYEQSKKEVSKWEPIVKKNREASTLYLGEDVDLGYSTVGAIASEFKPRTEIEKKIASLVRDGKIMEAHRNDGSKLLELNKVSFEEEKDRQNRLAKMRSLLFRHEMKAKHIKKIKSKTYHRLLKKDRVKEASVQIEMDPDAAKELAMKQEFKRAEERMTLKHKNSSRWAKRILSRGLNAQDEGTRAAIAEQLHQHANLTRKMHTLKDSSSSSDESSDEEYSDDQSADESNSRASKLLEKAKEKTLKALEDGEEAPNSGLLALPFMVRGMKKREEAAAEEAKIAIQEFESLSKQLNNSETENIDTETNSGRRTFGSMKKSAPEPRKKTKSEYYGDTDDEDDTEAREAVEYDGDNNKSSLFADANIDSDILCEDSKTHQNSVFKSFDETVRDPGPKTTHEVAIFASGTWKKVKAKDLEKRVDSKPSTIVSSKPELQGQVTKETMQDVDDQSDSDQELMVDGVLSSANNESYELPSQSDLIRQAFAGDDVEEEFEKQKEEILNEENPEPEKPVLLPGWGQWTHVQKKKGLPSWMLKEHELANKKRQEALKNRKDANLKHVIISEKVDKKAEKLYTKTLPFPYTEKDVFEHSIRMPIGPDFNPTSAVGALNRPEVVKKSGVIIKPIEFEEVDTHQKVEEHKQKGQKQKRKNGKTNQGKSAKKMKKGGA; this is translated from the exons ATGGGGGAGGTGAGgcagaagaaaaggaaagagaaggaGAAGAGCACTGGCAAGAAAAAACACTCTAAAGTCTTCTTGAAGAAAAATAAGAGCAGTGATAAGAGGAGGCTGAACAGAAGGGGACCTCAATTGGCACCCTCCCTACGGAGAGAAGTTGGTCAAGTAAAGGGGGATATTGAGTCTGACGATTATGAGTTTAGTGATTGTAGTGAAGGAGAGACTTTTCCTGGGGATGTTTATGAGTATGAAGAGGCTGCTCCTGAGGAGGAGTCCAGGAAGAACCGCCGTTATGATACAGTTGATAACTACGACTATGAGCTGCCTGATCACTTTAAG GATGAGGATGTATCGTCAGATGATGAGGAAATTGATGGAAGAAATGGTAAAGGAAACTTGATGGAAGATTCAGATGATGACGATCTAAAAAAAGATGATGGTAGTCATGCTAGGATGTTGCAAAACATTACTGGAATGCCTCGCGAAGCATTTGAAG gaaagaagaaaagcaaTATTGTTATATCTGAGGCATATCAAGAGTCTGAATATAATCCCAGTCGTGACGTTTTGGATGGCAATGGTCTTATTAGCATCGAAGACCTCCTTAATCCTCTTCAAGGAAAACCAGGCTATAGCATGCTTAGAAAGCAAATTCATCAAACAGAGAAAAAATCGATGGCACTCCAGGCACCACTTCCTAAAGCAGATCAAGAAAGAGTGGAGAGAAAAGTAGCTTATGAACAATCAAAGAAAGAAGTGAGTAAGTGGGAGCCTATAGTCAAGAAGAATCGGGAAGCATCTACCTTGTACTTAGGTGAAGATGTAGATTTGGGGTATTCTACTGTAGGAGCAATAGCTTCTGAATTTAAACCTAGAACTGAAATTGAGAAGAAAATTGCTTCACTCGTTCGTGATGGGAAGATCATGGAAGCTCACAGAAATGATGGTTCTAAGCTTCTTGAATTAAACAAG GTATCATTTGAGGAAGAAAAGGATCGTCAGAATCGGCTTGCTAAAATGCGCAGTCTTCTTTTTCGTCATGAGATGAAGGcaaaacatattaaaaaaattaaatcaaaaacTTACCATCGCCTGCTGAAGAAAGACAGAGTGAAGGAGGCGTCTGTCCAAATCGAAATGGATCCTGATGCTGCTAAAGAATTGGCAATGAAGCAAGAATTCAAACGGGCAGAG GAGCGCATGACTTTGAAGCACAAAAATAGCTCACGATGGGCAAAGCGCATTTTGAGTCGTGGTTTGAATGCTCAAGATGAAGGTACACGAGCTGCAATAGCTGAACAACTCCACCAGCATGCAAATTTGACTCGAAAAATGCACACATTGAAAGATAGTAGCAGTAGCAGTGATGAAAGTAGTGATGAAGAATACTCGGATGATCAGTCAGCTGATGAAAGCAACAGCAGGGCATCAAAGTTGTTGGAGAAGGCAAAGGAGAAGACTTTAAAAGCGCTAGAGGATGGGGAGGAAGCTCCCAACTCTGGATTGCTTGCTTTGCCTTTCATG GTACGGGGTATGAAGAAAAGGGAAGAGGCAGCTGCTGAAGAGGCCAAAATTGCCATCCAGGAGTTTGAGTCACTCTCGAAGCAGCTTAATAATTCTGAGACTGAAAATATAGATACAGAAACTAATAGTGGTAGAAGAACCTTTGGTTCAATGAAAAAATCTGCTCCAGAACCAAGAAAGAAGACGAAGTCAGAATATTATGGTGATacagatgatgaagatgacacTGAGGCTAGAGAAGCTGTGGAGTATGATGGGGACAATAATAAAAGCAGTTTATTCGCTGATGCAAATATTGATTCCGATATTCTATGTGAAGACTCCAAGACGCATCAGAACTCAGTTTTTAAA AGCTTTGATGAAACTGTTAGAGATCCAGGTCCTAAGACAACACATGAAGTTGCCATTTTTGCATCAGGCACATGGAAAAAGGTTAAG gcaaaagatcttgaaaaaagaGTGGATTCTAAACCCTCTACCATTGTTTCATCTAAGCCAGAATTACAAGGTCAAGTTACTAAG GAAACTATGCAAGACGTGGATGATCAAAGTGACTCGGATCAGGAGCTGATGGTTGATGGGGTTCTGTCCTCAGCTAATAATGAGTCTTATGAACTTCCATCTCAATCAGATTTAATTCGTCAAGCTTTTGCTGGAGATGATGTAGAGGAGGAATTCGAGAAGCAAAAAGAGGAAATTTTGAATGAGGAAAATCCTGAACCAGAAAAGCCTGTTTTACTACCCGGATGGGGTCAATGGACACACGTCCAGAAGAAAAAAGGCTTACCTTCTTGGATGCTGAAAGAACACGAACTTGCAAACAAGAAGAGGCAGGAAGCTCTCAAGAATAGGAAGGATGCAAATCTCAAACATGTTATCATCTCTGAGAAGGTTGATAAAAAG GCTGAGAAACTCTACACAAAGACTCTTCCTTTTCCTTATACAGAAAAGGATGTATTTGAGCACAGTATCCGCATGCCTATCGGCCCAGATTTCAACCCTACATCTGCAGTTGGGGCTCTTAACCGACCCGAG GTCGTGAAGAAGTCGGGTGTCATTATAAAACCGATCGAGTTTGAGGAAGTTGATACTCACCAGAAAGTTGAGGAGCACAAACAGAAGGGAcagaaacaaaagagaaaaaatggtAAAACCAACCAAGGCAAATCGgccaaaaaaatgaaaaaaggtGGTGCCTAA
- the LOC103492805 gene encoding poly [ADP-ribose] polymerase 2 — protein sequence MANKLKVDELRTQLAQRGLDTSGTKPVLVRRLESAILEEETLLKGKGVVSIDGKKRGRDSEDGGNLNGSDLIRDVEKLREMKVQELRDEAVRRGIASTGSKKELLKRICEDCENEKEEDETEECKNANVGDGEKIVTATKKGSAVLDQWLPDQIKTHYHVLQVGDEIYDAMLNQTNIGNNNNKFYVIQALESDGGDTYMVYTRWGRVGVKGQDDILGPYTSKERVIREFEQKFFAKTKNNWSNRKEFICHPKSYTWLEMDYSESEKDLSSNTERASTSEIQPRETQLDPCIAKFISLVCNFSMMKQHMMEIGYNAEKLPLGKLSKSTILKGYDVLKRIADVIGLSNRSLLEQLSGEFYTVIPHDFGFKKMREFVIDTPQKLKKKLEMVEALGEIELAAKLLEEVNTMEEDPLYSHYQRLQCELSPVDVVSEEFSMVSKYTKNTHARTHSNYTVDIVQIFRVSRKGEDERFKKFSNTKNRKLLWHGSRLTNWTGILSQGLRIAPPEAPVSGYMFGKGVYFADMFSKSANYCYASKDAAAGVLLLCEVALGDMVELLDADYNADKLPEGKLSTKGVGRTEPNRSEAMTLDDGVIVPLGKPIKSQRGKGALLYNEYIVYNVDQIRMRYLLQVNFHFKH from the exons ATGGCGAACAAGCTCAAAGTGGATGAACTCCGAACTCAACTCGCTCAACGTGGTCTTGATACTTCCGGAACTAAGCCTGTTCTG GTTCGTCGCCTGGAGTCCGCCATTCTCGAAGAGGAAACGTTGTTGAAAGGTAAAGGTGTTGTTTCTATTGATGGTAAAAAGAGGGGGAGAGACTCGGAAGATGGTGGAAATTTGAATGGAAGTGACTTAATCAGAgatgttgagaagttacgagaAATGAAAGTACAGGAACTGCGAGATGAGGCGGTTCGTCGGGGCATTGCTTCAACTGGTTCGAAGAAGGAGTTACTGAAGAGGATTTGTGAAGATTGTGAGAATgagaaagaggaagatgaaaCTGAAG AATGTAAGAATGCAAATGTTGGCGACGGTGAGAAGATTGTTACAGCGACCAAAAAGGGTTCAGCAGTGCTGGATCAGTGGCTTCCAGATCAAATCAAGACACATTATCATGTTCTACAAGTG GGTGATGAAATCTATGATGCCATGTTGAATCAGACTAATATAGGAAACAACAATAACAAGTTTTACGTGATTCAAGCACTTG AATCAGATGGTGGTGATACTTACATGGTTTATACAAGGTGGGGAAGAGTTGGTGTGAAGGGACAAGACGATATTCTAGGTCCTTACACATCAAAAGAACGTGTAATACGTGAGTTTGAACAAAAATTCTTTGCTAAAACCAAGAATAATTGGTCTAATAGAAAAGAGTTTATTTGCCACCCGAAGAGTTATACCTGGTTGGAGATGGACTACAGTGAAAGTGAAAAAGATCTATCA AGCAATACGGAACGTGCATCTACATCAGAGATTCAACCTCGCGAAACTCAACTTGATCCATGCATTGCAAAGTTTATCTCTCTCGTTTGCAACTTTAGTATGATGAAGCAGCATATGATGGAAATAG GGTACAATGCTGAAAAGTTGCCCCTTGGAAAGCTGAGCAAATCTACAATTTTAAAG GGTTATGACGTCTTGAAAAGGATTGCTGATGTGATTGGCCTGTCAAACAGGAGTCTACTTGAGCAACTAAGTGG GGAATTTTACACTGTAATTCCCCATGACTTTGGATTTAAGAAGATGC GTGAATTTGTAATTGACACTcctcaaaaattgaaaaaaaagttGGAAATG GTTGAGGCGTTGGGTGAAATTGAGCTAGCTGCAAAATTGTTGGAGGAAGTTAATACTATGGAG GAAGACCCCTTGTATTCTCATTACCAACGCCTTCAGTGTGAATTGTCACCAGTTGACGTTGTTTCTGAGGAATTCTCCATG GTTTCGAAGTACACAAAGAATACACATGCGAGAACACATTCAAATTATACTGTTGATATTGTTCAAATATTTAGGGTATCAAGAAAGGGAGAAGATGAGCGTTTCAAGAAG TTTTCTAATACAAAGAACAGGAAGCTCTTATGGCATGGTTCTCGGCTTACAAATTGGACTGGCATTCTGTCCCAAG GTTTACGCATAGCTCCACCTGAAGCACCTGTTTCAGGATATATGTTTGGGAAGGGGGTCTACTTTGCTGATATGTTCTCAAAAAGTGCAAACTATTGTTATGCATCTAAGGACGCCGCAGCTGGAGTTCTGCTTTTATGTGAG GTTGCACTCGGCGACATGGTTGAACTTCTAGATGCAGACTACAATGCTGACAAGTTGCCTGAGGGCAAGCTGAG CACGAAAGGAGTTGGACGAACAGAACCAAACCGCTCCGAAGCTATGACGCTTGACGATGGTGTCATCGTTCCCCTGGGAAAACCAATCAAGAGTCAGCGTGGCAAG GGTGCCTTGTTGTATAATGAGTATATAGTATACAATGTGGATCAAATTAGGATGCGCTATCTTCTTCAAGTGAATTTCCATTTTAAACACTGA
- the LOC103492807 gene encoding blue-light photoreceptor PHR2 → MNPNSQILENPEPNSSDDQTPAIPCRSTPLAVASLTLSLSTAIPSNFFVQPKISGLFSRQPNKDEVPTQASSLSRLPISCSSLCPPKISLKSNISANPLQIPLSLGPRRPSEPSNGAGIRRATIVWFRNDLRLHDNECLNSAHDDSMSVLPVYCFDPRDYGKSSSGFDKTGPFRAAFVIQSVSDLRKNLQARGSNLVVRIGKPETVLVELAKEIGADAVYAHYEVSHDEMETEERIESAMKEENIEVKYFWGSTLYHIDDLPFKMEDMPSSHGAFREKVQGLSVRKTIEALDKMKGLPSRGDVEPGDIPSLSDLGLNQPVAMSKEGWLAPNTSQVGGETEALHRLQKYAAECRAQPPKATTNGVQSSIYGATFSNKISPWLTMGCISPRSVFDELNKTVSRKNDGGNGTGTNWLMFELLWRDFFRFITKKYNSTKKQPNPSPATACTGALA, encoded by the exons ATGAATCCCAACTCCCAAATCCTCGAAAATCCTGAACCCAATTCATCGGACGACCAAACTCCGGCCATTCCATGCCGTTCTACACCCCTCGCCGTCGCTTCTCTCActttatctctttcaacggCCATTCCCTCCAACTTTTTCGTTCAACCCAAAATTTCTGGCTTGTTTTCTCGGCAACCAAACAAAGATGAAGTTCCCACTCAAGCTTCTTCTCTTTCTCGCTTACCCATTTCATGTTCTTCTCTCTGTCCCCCTAAAATCTCTCTAAAATCCAACATTTCTGCCAATCCACTTCAAATCCCTCTCTCTTTAGGCCCTCGCCGCCCCTCAGAGCCCTCCAATGGCGCTGGAATTCGTCGAGCTACCATCGTTTGGTTCCGTAATGATCTACGCCTCCACGATAACGAATGCCTAAACTCTGCTCATGATGATTCTATGTCTGTCTTGCCTGTTTATTGTTTCGATCCGAGGGATTATGGTAAATCTTCGTCTGGGTTCGATAAAACTGGACCGTTCCGAGCCGCATTTGTGATTCAATCGGTCTCGGATTTGCGGAAGAATCTCCAGGCGAGGGGGTCTAATCTTGTTGTTCGAATTGGGAAACCTGAAACTGTTCTTGTTGAATTGGCTAAGGAAATTGGGGCTGATGCAGTTTATGCTCACTACGAGGTTTCACACGACGAAATGGAGACAGAGGAGAGGATTGAGAGTGCGATGAAGGAGGAGAATATTGAGGTTAAGTACTTTTGGGGAAGTACTTTGTATCATATTGATGATTTGCCGTTTAAAATGGAGGATATGCCGTCGAGTCATGGTGCTTTTAGAGAGAAAGTTCAAGGGTTAAGTGTGAGGAAGACGATTGAAGCTTTGGATAAGATGAAGGGGTTGCCTTCTCGTGGCGATGTGGAGCCTGGGGACATTCCTTCTTTATCTGATTTGGGTCTTAACCAACCTGTGGCTATGTCTAAG GAAGGATGGCTAGCTCCCAATACTTCTCAAGTGGGTGGGGAGACTGAAGCACTTCATAGGCTTCAAAAATATGCAGCTGAGTGCCGAGCCCAACCACCAAAGGCAACAACGAATGGTGTTCAGAGTAGCATATATGGTGCTAccttttcaaacaaaatttcTCCATGGCTGACCATGGGTTGCATTTCACCCCGATCGGTGTTTGATGAATTAAATAAAACTGTTTCCAG GAAGAATGATGGTGGCAATGGCACTGGAACAAACTGGCTGATGTTTGAGTTATTATGGAGGGATTTCTTCAG ATTCATTACCAAGAAATACAATTCAACAAAGAAACAGCCTAATCCTTCTCCAGCTACAGCTTGTACTGGCGCCCTTGCTTAG